A region of Heliangelus exortis chromosome 4, bHelExo1.hap1, whole genome shotgun sequence DNA encodes the following proteins:
- the SAP30 gene encoding histone deacetylase complex subunit SAP30 isoform X2, with amino-acid sequence MNGFVPEEVTQRGADPAAATAAVVSNAGSVVEVPPPPAPPGLAPAAGAGSVGTGGAGGPGAGQLCCLREEGERCGRAAGNASFSKRIQKSISQKKVKIELDKSVDLYQLQVNTLRRYKRHFKLQTRPGLNKAQLVEIIGCHFRTIPVNEKDTLTYFIYSVKNDKNKPDLKMDSGVH; translated from the exons ATGAACGGCTTCGTCCCCGAAGAGGTGACCCAGCGCGGGGCAGaccccgccgccgccaccgccgcgGTGGTGAGCAATGCGGGTTCCGTCGTGGAGGTGCCGCCGCCGCCAGCGCCGCCGGGGCTGGCTCCGGCCGCCGGGGCTGGCTCGGTTGGCACCGGGGGTGCAGGCGGCCCCGGGGCCGggcagctgtgctgcctgcGGGAGGAGGGGGAGCGGTGCGGCCGCGCCGCCGGCAACGCCAGCTTCAGCAAGCGGATCCAGAAGAGCATCTCGCAGAAGAAGGTGAAGATCGAGCTGGACAAGAGC GTTGATTTATATCAGTTACAAGTAAATACACTTCGAAGGTACAAAAGACACTTCAAGCTACAGACCAGACCGGGACTTAACAAAGCACAGCTTGTTGAA ATAATTGGCTGCCATTTTAGGACTATTCCAGTGAATGAAAAGGACACCTTAACGTATTTCATCTACTCAGTGAAGAATGACAAGAACAAACCAGACTTAAAAATGGATAGTGGGGTTCATTAG
- the SAP30 gene encoding histone deacetylase complex subunit SAP30 isoform X1, with protein sequence MNGFVPEEVTQRGADPAAATAAVVSNAGSVVEVPPPPAPPGLAPAAGAGSVGTGGAGGPGAGQLCCLREEGERCGRAAGNASFSKRIQKSISQKKVKIELDKSARHLYICDFHKNLIQSVRNRRKRKGSDDDGDSPVQDIDTPEVDLYQLQVNTLRRYKRHFKLQTRPGLNKAQLVEIIGCHFRTIPVNEKDTLTYFIYSVKNDKNKPDLKMDSGVH encoded by the exons ATGAACGGCTTCGTCCCCGAAGAGGTGACCCAGCGCGGGGCAGaccccgccgccgccaccgccgcgGTGGTGAGCAATGCGGGTTCCGTCGTGGAGGTGCCGCCGCCGCCAGCGCCGCCGGGGCTGGCTCCGGCCGCCGGGGCTGGCTCGGTTGGCACCGGGGGTGCAGGCGGCCCCGGGGCCGggcagctgtgctgcctgcGGGAGGAGGGGGAGCGGTGCGGCCGCGCCGCCGGCAACGCCAGCTTCAGCAAGCGGATCCAGAAGAGCATCTCGCAGAAGAAGGTGAAGATCGAGCTGGACAAGAGC GCAAGACATCTGTATATTTGTGACTTCCACAAAAACTTAATTCAGAGTGTGAGAAatagaagaaagaggaaaggcagCGATGATGATGGTGACTCACCAGTGCAAGACATCGACACTCCAGAG GTTGATTTATATCAGTTACAAGTAAATACACTTCGAAGGTACAAAAGACACTTCAAGCTACAGACCAGACCGGGACTTAACAAAGCACAGCTTGTTGAA ATAATTGGCTGCCATTTTAGGACTATTCCAGTGAATGAAAAGGACACCTTAACGTATTTCATCTACTCAGTGAAGAATGACAAGAACAAACCAGACTTAAAAATGGATAGTGGGGTTCATTAG
- the SCRG1 gene encoding scrapie-responsive protein 1 gives MKRVSVLLLLSTLLGTQAVPSRRPSCYKRALKGHSCHNIPEGMENLQQIDEGLLDHFWEGKGCEVICYCNLNELLCCPKDIFFGSKISFVIPCNSN, from the exons ATGAAGAGGGTCTCcgtgctgcttctgctgagcACCCTCCTGGGAACGCAAGCGGTGCCTTCCCGGCGTCCCTCGTGTTACAAGAGGGCCCTCAAAGGCCACAGCTGTCACAACATCCCTGAAGGCATGGAGAACCTCCAACAAATCGACGAAGGTCTACTAGATCACttttgggaagggaagggctgtgAGGTGATCTGTTACTGCAACTTGAATGAATTGCTCTGCTGCCCAAA GGATATTTTCTTTGGATCAAAGATATCTTTTGTGATTCCCTGCAACAGCAACTGA